The Pelagibacterium halotolerans B2 nucleotide sequence GGCTGCAAACCATTTCGGTTGCGCTTCCCGCGATCATAACAACCGACCTCCGCCTCAACGAGCCCCGCTACGCCTCGCTCCCCAATATCATGAAGGCCAAGAAAAAGCCGATCGAGGAAACGAGTGCGGCGGACTATGGCGTCGATATCGTTCCGCGGCTGACGGTACTCAGGACCGAAGAACCCAAGGCACGCGCCGGCGGTGGAAAGGTTGCATCGGTGGACGAGCTTGTGACCAGGCTCAAGGAACTGGGAGTAGTCTGATGGCTGTATTGCTTCTCGCCGAAACGACCGACGGCGTTCTGGCTTTCGATGCAACGGCGCGTGCCGTATCCGCGGTCCGTGGGCTTGGTGAAGTGACGGTCCTGGTCTGCGGCGACAAAGAAGCGGCCGATCGGGCCGCAACTCTCGATGGTGTCTCCAGGGTCGTCTTTTCCAGCGATCCCGCCCTTACGCACGGTCTGGTCGAAAATGTTGCGGAACTGGTGGTTTCGCGCTCTGATGGCTTTGCCCATATTGCGGCACCGGCGACGACCTCGGGCAAGGCGATATTGCCCTATGTCGCCGCAAGGCTTGATGTGATGGTGATCACCGATGTCGCCGAAATCGTTGACGCGGAAACGTTCAAGCGGCCGATCTATGCCGGCAATGCAATCCAGACGGTGCGGTCATCCGATAGGGTGAAAGTGTTTTCGGTGCGCACGTCGGCCTTTGCGCCGGTCGCCGATGGGGCAAGCGCACAGGTCGAGCAGGTCGGGGGCAATGGCGATAGGGGCGTGTCCGCCTTTATCGAAAATCACCTCGCCCGGAGCGATCGCCCTGACCTGACCTCGGCCAAGATCGTCGTATCCGGGGGACGCGGACTTGGGTCCGGTGAGAACTTTGCGCTGATCGACAGGCTGGCCGATAAGCTCGGCGCCGCCATCGGGGCCTCGCGCGCCGCCGTCGACAGCGGCTACGTGGCCAATGATTTGCAGGTTGGCCAGACCGGCAAGGTCGTAGCGCCCGATCTTTATATTGCCGTCGGGATTTCGGGCGCCATCCAGCACCTTGCCGGCATGAAGGATTCCAGGATTATCGTGGCGATCAACAAGGATGAAGAAGCGCCGATCTTCGAGATCGCCGACTTCGGCCTTGTCGCCGATCTCTTCGAGGCGCTGCCTGAACTGATTGAAAAGCTTTGAGGAACGCGCGGGATACGACGGGAACCTGTTCATGAGCGCCGTTTCACGCGAATCCGTTCAATATGACGTCGTAATCGTGGGCGCCGGTCCTGCGGGCCTGTCGGCGGCGATAAGACTCAAGCAGATCGATCCTGACCTGAGCGTGGTGGTTCTCGAAAAAGGGTCTGAAGTTGGAGCGCACATTCTCTCCGGCGCGGTTCTTGACCCGTCCGGATTGAGCAAACTTTTCCCCGACTGGAAGGAAAAAGGCGCGCCGGTGACCACAGCGGTCGTCGACGACCGCTTCTATATGCTCGGCAAGGACCGAGCGGCACCCATCCCCAATTGGCTTATGCCGCCGCTCATGTCCAATCATGGCAATTACATCGTTTCGATGGGCAATGTCTGCCGCTGGCTGGCCGGCCGGGCAGAAGATCTGGGGGTCGAGATTTTTCCGGGCATGGCGTGCTCGGAACTGGTTTATGGCGACAAGGGCGAGATCAAGGGTGTCGTGGCCGGCGAATTCGGAAAACGCTCGGATGGCACGCCCTCGCCACACTATGAGCCAGGGATGGAACTGCATGGCAAATACGTGCTGATCGGGGAGGGCGCGCGCGGATCGCTCGCCAAACAGATCATTGCCAAATACGGCCTCTCCCAAGGTCGCCAGGTTCAAAAGTTTGGCCTTGGCATGAAGGAAATCTGGGAAATCGATCCCGCCAAGCATCGGCAGGGCCATGTCGTCCATACAATGGGCTGGCCGCTTGGCGGAAATGCCGGAGGCGGCGGCTTTGTTTATCATGCCGAAAACAACCAGTTGTTTCTTGGACTTGTGGTCCATCTGGACTACGCCAACCCCTATCTCTTCCCCTATATGGAATTCCAGAACTGGAAGCATCATCCGCTGATCGCGGACCTGCTGAAGGGCGGCAAGCGCGTTTCGTACGGCGCGCGTGCCATCTCTGAAGGTGGCTACCAATCCATGCCCAGGGCGGCCTTTCCTGGCGGCGCCCTGTTGGGCTGTTCGGTAGGACTGGTCAACGTTCCGCGCATCAAGGGCAATCACAATGCAATGCTTTCGGGCACTGCGGCGGCAGATCATGTCGCCGCCGCCATCGCTTCTGGCCGCTCGGGCGATGTGATCGAGGACTATGATCACGAATTGCGGTCCGGCCCTGTGGGGCAGGATCTCAGGCTCGTGCGCAACGTCAAGCCCTTGTGGTCGCGTTTCGGGCTTTGGGCGTCCCTGGCACTCGGGGGCTTCGACATGTGGTGCCAGACATTGTTCAAAGGCTCCCTTTTCGGAACGCTGAAGCATCGGCGATCGGACGCAGAGGCGACACGGCCCGCGAGCGGCTTTAGCCCTATTGCCTATCCCAAACCCGATGGTGTCATATCTTTCGAGCGCCTGACCAACGTGGCCTTTACGGCCACCAATCATGAAGAAAGTCAGCCCGCCCACCTCCATCTCGCCGATCCGCAAACCGCCATCGACCTCGATTACAGGCAATTCGCCGGTCCTGCGGCGCGTTATTGTCCGGCCGGAGTTTATGAATATCTCGACGGCGACGGGCCGGCGCCGAAATTTGTCATAAACTTCCAGAACTGCATTCACTGCAAGACCTGCGACATTAAAGAGCCGAGCGGCAACATCACCTGGACGGTGCCGCAAGGCGGTGACGGGCCGAACTACGGCAATATGTGACCTCCCCGACCACTGTCTTTCCGCAAAGCAATTCTTTGTCTTTGCCAGTGCTTCTTGGGCGCGCCCGATGCTCGCTTTTGGCAGCTTCGGGCCAGGTTGGGAAAGCTGGGTTGGACCATGAGCGGCATTCGCAAGAACTATATCTATGGCCGTTGGGTGGAGGGTGATGCGGTCACCGAAAATCGCAATCCCGCCCGGCCGCAAGAGCTCATAGGCTATTTTGCCTCGAGCGGCGTTGCGCATGTCGAAGCGGCCGTGGCGGCAGCCAGGGCGGCGCAGCCGGCATGGGCTGCTGCAACCCCCCAGCAGCGCTCCGACGTCTTGGCGCGCGCCGGCGCGAAATTGCTGGAGCGGGCCGATGAGATCGGACGCCTGCTGGCGCGGGAGGAAGGCAAGGCACTGCCCGAGGCGATTGGCGAGGCGACCCGTGCGGCGCAGATCTTTTCGTTCTTTGCCGGGGAAGCGCTCAGGGTCTCAGGGCAAAAGATTGCCTCCGTCCGTCCCGGCGTCGAAATCGAGGTTACCCGTGAGCCGCTCGGCGTGGTTGGTCTCATCACGCCCTGGAATTTCCCGATTGCAATTCCGGCCTGGAAGGTGGCGCCCGCGCTTGCTGCCGGCAATGCGGTGGTGCTCAAGCCGGCTGAACTGACGCCGGCCTGCGCCCATGTGCTGACCGAAATCTTGCATGAAGCCGGTATTCCCGCAGGCGTTTTCAACCTGGTCATGGGGCAGGGCAGCCTTGTCGGACAAGCCCTGACCGATCATCCCGACGTCGCGGCGATATCCTTTACCGGTTCGGAAGCGGTCGGACGTTCCATTGCCATGGCATGCGCCAGGACCATGAAGAAGGTTCAGCTCGAGATGGGGGGCAAGAACCCGCTCGTCGTGCTCGACGATGCCGATATCGAAACCGCTGTCAGATGCGCTCTGAACGGCGCCTTTTTTTCCACCGGCCAGCGTTGTACCGCGTCCTCGCGGCTCATCGTGCAAAAGGGCATTCACGACAAATTCGTCGAAGCGCTCGACGCGGCCAGGCTGGCTCTTCGGCTGGGCGACCCGCTGCAGGCCGATACCGATATCGGTCCCGTCGTGTCGGAAAACCAGCTATCGGGCAATCTCGATTATGTCGCGCTTGCCGCCGCCGAAGGCTGCGAGGTCCGCGGCGGCGGCCGGCTCAATCACGAAGGGTTCTTCCAGGCCCCGGCCTTGTTTGTCGGCGCGACCAACGCCATGCGTTCCTCCCGCGAGGAAATCTTTGGTCCTTGTGCCAGCGTGATCGCCGTCTGTGATTTCGATGAGGCGTTGGCGGTCGCCAACGATACGCGGTTCGGTCTGTCCTCGGGCATCGTCACACAATCTTTGAAATACGCCACGG carries:
- a CDS encoding electron transfer flavoprotein-ubiquinone oxidoreductase → MSAVSRESVQYDVVIVGAGPAGLSAAIRLKQIDPDLSVVVLEKGSEVGAHILSGAVLDPSGLSKLFPDWKEKGAPVTTAVVDDRFYMLGKDRAAPIPNWLMPPLMSNHGNYIVSMGNVCRWLAGRAEDLGVEIFPGMACSELVYGDKGEIKGVVAGEFGKRSDGTPSPHYEPGMELHGKYVLIGEGARGSLAKQIIAKYGLSQGRQVQKFGLGMKEIWEIDPAKHRQGHVVHTMGWPLGGNAGGGGFVYHAENNQLFLGLVVHLDYANPYLFPYMEFQNWKHHPLIADLLKGGKRVSYGARAISEGGYQSMPRAAFPGGALLGCSVGLVNVPRIKGNHNAMLSGTAAADHVAAAIASGRSGDVIEDYDHELRSGPVGQDLRLVRNVKPLWSRFGLWASLALGGFDMWCQTLFKGSLFGTLKHRRSDAEATRPASGFSPIAYPKPDGVISFERLTNVAFTATNHEESQPAHLHLADPQTAIDLDYRQFAGPAARYCPAGVYEYLDGDGPAPKFVINFQNCIHCKTCDIKEPSGNITWTVPQGGDGPNYGNM
- a CDS encoding aldehyde dehydrogenase family protein, which encodes MSGIRKNYIYGRWVEGDAVTENRNPARPQELIGYFASSGVAHVEAAVAAARAAQPAWAAATPQQRSDVLARAGAKLLERADEIGRLLAREEGKALPEAIGEATRAAQIFSFFAGEALRVSGQKIASVRPGVEIEVTREPLGVVGLITPWNFPIAIPAWKVAPALAAGNAVVLKPAELTPACAHVLTEILHEAGIPAGVFNLVMGQGSLVGQALTDHPDVAAISFTGSEAVGRSIAMACARTMKKVQLEMGGKNPLVVLDDADIETAVRCALNGAFFSTGQRCTASSRLIVQKGIHDKFVEALDAARLALRLGDPLQADTDIGPVVSENQLSGNLDYVALAAAEGCEVRGGGRLNHEGFFQAPALFVGATNAMRSSREEIFGPCASVIAVCDFDEALAVANDTRFGLSSGIVTQSLKYATAFRQKSQAGMVMTNLPTAGVDYHVPFGGRKASSLGSREQGPMAMEFYTGVKTAYEFAG
- a CDS encoding electron transfer flavoprotein subunit alpha/FixB family protein; the protein is MAVLLLAETTDGVLAFDATARAVSAVRGLGEVTVLVCGDKEAADRAATLDGVSRVVFSSDPALTHGLVENVAELVVSRSDGFAHIAAPATTSGKAILPYVAARLDVMVITDVAEIVDAETFKRPIYAGNAIQTVRSSDRVKVFSVRTSAFAPVADGASAQVEQVGGNGDRGVSAFIENHLARSDRPDLTSAKIVVSGGRGLGSGENFALIDRLADKLGAAIGASRAAVDSGYVANDLQVGQTGKVVAPDLYIAVGISGAIQHLAGMKDSRIIVAINKDEEAPIFEIADFGLVADLFEALPELIEKL